The Pseudomonas sp. IAC-BECa141 genome contains the following window.
CCGATCACCCGTTCGGAGAATCCCAGGTCGGTGGCCACGACCACGGCCGCACCCAGCAGCAGGTGCCCGGCGAACACCAGCATGCCCAGACCGCCGACAATCATCAGCAGGCTGGTAAACCACGGCGCCTGCGGATCGTGCGGTTGATCGGAATGCGGTCGGGTCGAGTGCCGCGACTGGCGCAGCAACAACCCGAGGTAAAGCCCCAGGGCGCCAAGCAGCAGTAGGCCGTCGAGGCGCCCGAGCTCTTCATTCCATGCCAGCACGAACACCAGCAGGCTGGCGCCGATCATCAACGGGATGTCGAGGCGCACCAGTTGCCGCGACACCCGCAGCGGAATGATCAGCGCCGACAGGCCGAGGGTGACAAGAATGTTGAAAATACTGCTGCCGATCACGCTGCTGACGGCGATGTCCGGTGTGTGCGCCTGCACGGCCTGCAGGCTGACGGCCATTTGTGGAGCGCTGCTGCCGAGGGCAACGATGGTCAGGCCGATGATCAACGGTCGTACATGCAGGCGCGCGGCCAGGCGCACGGCTGCGCGCACCATCAGTTCGGCGCCGGCGATCAGCAGGAACAGCCCGCTGAGCAATTCGATCACGCTGATCAGGGGTAAGTCGGTCAATCCGAAAATGGTGGGCGCTCCATCAGTCGTCGAGAGCCTGGACCCGAACACGGGCGGTTCCACTGCGCAGCATACCGAGCTGTTCGGCCGCCGCACGTGAAACATCGATCAGGCGGCCACGGGTGTGCGGGCCGCGGTCGTTGATGCGGACCACGACGGATTCATCGTTTTTCAGGTTGGTGACCTTCACTCGCGTGCCAAACGGCAACTGGCGGTGGGCGGCGGTCAGGGAATTCTGGTTGAACGCTTCGCCGCTGGCGGTGCGTTTACCGTGGTGCTTGGCACCGTAATAGGAGGCGACGCCGGTCTGGTCGTAACCGTGCGGGTCGATGGTGTCGGTGCTGGCGCAACCGGCTAGCAAAGAGAGCAGGGCGCAGGCGCCGAGCAGACGTTTCATTCAAAAGCTCCCAAATAACAATGTGGGAGCGAGCTTGCTCGCGAAGAAGCCGTCACATTCAGCATCAATGTTGAATGTCACGACGCCTTCGCGGGCAAGTCGGAGCGCCGAACCGCCACTCCCACAGGGAATGGAGCCAGGCTTTGGATCTGGCTCCATTGTGGTCAGCCTTCGAGCTTGCTTTTCAGCAGTTCGTTCACTTGCTGCGGGTTGGCCTTGCCTTTGGAGGCTTTCATGGCCTGACCGACGAAGAAGCCGAACATCTTGCCGCGCTTGGCTTCGTCTGCCGCACGGTATTGCTCGACCTGCTCGGCGTTGGCCGCGAGCATTTCGTCCAGTACCGCGGAGATTGCA
Protein-coding sequences here:
- a CDS encoding calcium/sodium antiporter, yielding MIELLSGLFLLIAGAELMVRAAVRLAARLHVRPLIIGLTIVALGSSAPQMAVSLQAVQAHTPDIAVSSVIGSSIFNILVTLGLSALIIPLRVSRQLVRLDIPLMIGASLLVFVLAWNEELGRLDGLLLLGALGLYLGLLLRQSRHSTRPHSDQPHDPQAPWFTSLLMIVGGLGMLVFAGHLLLGAAVVVATDLGFSERVIGLTVVAVGTSLPELATSLIAALRGQRDIAVGNVIGANLFNLLGVLGLTALIAPTPLSVSPNALDFDLPVMLGVAALCLPVFYSGYRVTRAEGLLLLGLYLAYGLHVVSFTTGMPLAGKLERLMLFYVLPTLLTFLFFTSVRAWRRQHHKRDVP
- a CDS encoding septal ring lytic transglycosylase RlpA family protein, giving the protein MKRLLGACALLSLLAGCASTDTIDPHGYDQTGVASYYGAKHHGKRTASGEAFNQNSLTAAHRQLPFGTRVKVTNLKNDESVVVRINDRGPHTRGRLIDVSRAAAEQLGMLRSGTARVRVQALDD